From Candidatus Methylomirabilota bacterium, one genomic window encodes:
- a CDS encoding carbon monoxide dehydrogenase subunit G, with the protein MKIEGSADIPAARDQVWAAFLDPDTLAKALPGCEKLEAIGENEYKATMKVGVAAIKGTFEGKVKLSELEPPHRYRMAVEGSGGPGFVRGNAAMQLSDVDGGTRVSYDADVQVGGLIASVGQRMLGGVTKMMLDQFFNRMTELLTSHKT; encoded by the coding sequence ATGAAGATCGAAGGCTCCGCCGACATTCCCGCTGCGCGCGACCAGGTCTGGGCCGCGTTCCTCGATCCCGACACCCTCGCCAAGGCCCTGCCGGGTTGCGAGAAGCTGGAGGCGATCGGAGAGAACGAGTACAAGGCGACCATGAAGGTCGGGGTCGCCGCCATCAAGGGCACGTTCGAGGGCAAGGTCAAGCTGAGCGAGCTCGAGCCTCCGCATCGCTACCGCATGGCGGTCGAGGGCAGCGGCGGACCCGGCTTCGTGCGGGGCAACGCGGCCATGCAGCTCTCCGACGTCGACGGGGGCACGCGCGTGAGCTACGACGCCGACGTGCAGGTGGGCGGCCTCATCGCGAGCGTCGGCCAGCGCATGCTAGGCGGCGTCACCAAGATGATGCTCGATCAGTTCTTCAACCGGATGACGGAGCTCCTCACGTCGCACAAGACGTAG